One Helicobacter cetorum MIT 00-7128 DNA window includes the following coding sequences:
- a CDS encoding DUF4149 domain-containing protein encodes MKKICLGAYLLILGMLCGALLILGAVVAPVVFKAQAILPELSISSFEAGKIMAHVFARFNRILEFVGIMVLGYEIVSFIWGKRFWVHLVLGLIIGGLSLLFVFYYTPYILHAQELGEVAIKSADFVSMHSQSEWLFKELFVLICVLFFVRLWSYKN; translated from the coding sequence TTGAAAAAAATCTGTTTAGGGGCGTATTTATTGATTTTGGGCATGCTATGTGGCGCTTTATTGATTTTAGGGGCAGTAGTAGCACCGGTAGTTTTTAAGGCACAAGCGATTTTACCTGAACTTTCAATCAGTTCTTTTGAGGCAGGAAAGATTATGGCGCATGTTTTTGCTCGTTTCAATAGGATTTTAGAATTTGTAGGCATTATGGTTTTAGGGTATGAAATCGTGTCTTTTATATGGGGGAAGAGATTTTGGGTGCATTTAGTGCTTGGACTCATTATTGGTGGCTTGTCATTGTTGTTTGTATTTTATTACACTCCCTATATTTTACATGCTCAAGAGTTGGGCGAAGTAGCTATAAAAAGCGCTGATTTTGTCTCTATGCACTCTCAGAGTGAATGGCTTTTTAAGGAATTGTTCGTTTTAATTTGCGTTTTGTTTTTTGTGCGTTTGTGGAGCTATAAGAATTAG